A region from the Flavobacteriales bacterium genome encodes:
- a CDS encoding response regulator transcription factor: protein MKNEPLTAVLVDDEEHCTDTLSWLINEYCPDVRVLQVFNDPAAALKYLQHEAPDLLFLDIEMPVLNGFDLLKALGPLRSGLVFTTAYDEFAIKAIKHHALDYLLKPVDKDELRRSVASAHARAADNALMDRVGSLLQRMAPPPAQARIAVPTREGLEMLEVDRILYAKADDNYTELHLEGQRKLVVSRTLKDIEQDLPSDRFMRIHLSYSVALPRIQRYVRGTGGYVVLSNGEQLPVSRSNKDELLRRLGS, encoded by the coding sequence ATGAAGAATGAACCGCTCACCGCAGTGCTCGTCGACGATGAGGAGCACTGTACCGATACCCTCAGCTGGCTGATCAACGAGTACTGCCCCGATGTGCGCGTGCTGCAGGTCTTCAACGACCCCGCCGCTGCGCTCAAGTACTTGCAGCACGAGGCTCCGGACCTGCTGTTCCTTGACATCGAAATGCCGGTGCTCAACGGGTTCGACCTGCTGAAAGCACTGGGCCCGTTGCGCAGCGGCCTCGTGTTCACCACGGCTTACGATGAGTTCGCCATCAAGGCCATCAAGCACCACGCGCTGGATTATCTCCTGAAGCCGGTGGACAAGGACGAGCTGCGCCGGTCGGTGGCCTCGGCCCATGCGCGCGCGGCGGACAATGCGCTGATGGACCGTGTGGGGTCGTTGTTGCAGCGCATGGCCCCGCCACCGGCCCAAGCGCGCATTGCAGTGCCTACGCGTGAAGGTTTGGAGATGCTGGAGGTGGACCGCATCCTCTATGCGAAGGCCGACGACAACTACACCGAACTGCATCTGGAAGGACAACGGAAGCTGGTGGTGAGCCGAACGTTGAAGGACATCGAGCAGGACCTGCCCAGCGACCGGTTCATGCGCATACACCTGTCTTATTCCGTGGCGCTGCCGCGGATACAGCGCTATGTACGCGGGACGGGCGGTTACGTGGTGCTGAGCAATGGCGAGCAACTGCCCGTGAGCCGCAGCAACAAGGACGAGTTGTTGCGGCGCTTGGGGTCGTAG